A section of the Petrimonas sulfuriphila genome encodes:
- a CDS encoding glycoside hydrolase family 2 protein: MKKLSLWLLIFLPVFGYAQKNGETLLLNDGWTFSQTNKDTWHEAQVPGSVQHDLIRHKVLPDPFYGTNEKLIQWVEDENWDFKKTFNVSAKQLKHDDAVIFFEGLDTQADVFLNGARILRSENMFVGYKISVKNILKEGENSLYIRFYSPVQSLMPARLTAGYDYPAGNDHRDEKLSIYNRKAPYHFGWDWGIRIAQMGIWKPVSLTFYDKARIDDFYVKQKSISKEKAEIENIIEVFSLNEKPVEATISVKYNMWVMSYRRQINKKTTLNPGKNSISIPVEINQPYLWMPTGWGTPYLYDFIASINIDNQEIAQEIVTTGLRTIRLVQEPDKHGKSFYFEVNGIPLFAKGANYIPGEIFTTQQNEDYYTKLFDNIEAANMNFVRVWGGGIYENEEFYRQADKRGILVWQDFIFGCVPYPSDDRFLANVKDEVIYNLKRLRNHASLAFWCGNNEVEEGLQHWGWDKQYPADIYNVWLEGYDKTFRELIPGLVNEFDGTRSYIHGSPYDSNWGNPETFASSDVHDWGLWYGHLPFEGMAGRLPRFASEFGFQSFPEMKTIRSFSPENEWNLESEVMKVHQKASTGNSLIKKYMDMYYHEPRNFEDFVYIGLIMQGNGMEESVEAMRRGRPYCMGALYWQINDDWPVVSWSSIDYYGNWKAQHYRMRDVLAPLALGVEFKDNQLNYYTLSDFLTDRNDLQLTVQVVDFNKGVVKQFKEKVNAKANSSNVVRTFNVEELLSEADKSNRMIRAWLTDSKGKKLSVKDHFFYWPNKLNLPQTTVQTSVKYADGKYTVTLISKKLAKDVFIEIPVMGAKFTDNFIDLLPGEKKVIEITSPELKASAKTPVTVRHIRETY, from the coding sequence ATGAAAAAACTATCCCTTTGGCTGTTGATATTTTTGCCGGTTTTTGGATACGCCCAAAAAAACGGAGAAACATTATTGTTGAACGACGGGTGGACATTTTCGCAAACCAATAAAGACACCTGGCACGAAGCTCAAGTTCCGGGTTCGGTGCAGCACGACCTCATCCGGCACAAAGTGTTGCCCGATCCGTTTTACGGAACCAATGAAAAGCTGATTCAATGGGTAGAAGACGAAAACTGGGATTTCAAAAAAACGTTTAACGTTTCGGCCAAGCAACTCAAGCATGACGACGCGGTTATCTTCTTCGAGGGATTAGACACGCAAGCCGATGTTTTCCTGAACGGCGCTCGGATTCTACGTTCCGAAAATATGTTTGTTGGCTACAAAATATCGGTAAAAAACATACTTAAAGAGGGTGAAAACAGTTTATACATCCGGTTTTATTCACCCGTACAATCGCTGATGCCTGCACGGCTGACCGCAGGGTACGATTATCCGGCCGGAAACGACCACCGTGATGAGAAGCTGAGCATCTACAACCGGAAAGCACCGTACCATTTCGGTTGGGACTGGGGAATCCGAATAGCACAGATGGGGATCTGGAAGCCTGTATCGCTTACGTTTTACGACAAGGCTCGCATTGACGATTTCTATGTAAAACAGAAAAGCATATCGAAAGAAAAAGCGGAAATTGAAAACATCATCGAAGTATTTTCACTTAATGAAAAACCGGTTGAAGCTACGATTTCAGTAAAGTACAACATGTGGGTAATGAGCTACCGCCGTCAAATCAACAAGAAAACAACCCTAAATCCTGGCAAAAACAGCATCTCCATTCCAGTAGAAATCAACCAGCCCTATCTATGGATGCCCACAGGTTGGGGTACTCCCTACCTTTATGACTTTATTGCATCGATAAATATAGATAATCAAGAGATTGCACAAGAAATCGTAACAACAGGTTTACGTACGATTCGACTGGTACAAGAGCCCGACAAGCATGGCAAATCGTTCTACTTTGAAGTAAACGGCATCCCGCTCTTTGCCAAGGGCGCCAACTACATCCCGGGCGAGATTTTCACTACTCAACAAAACGAAGATTATTACACAAAACTTTTTGATAACATTGAAGCGGCAAATATGAACTTTGTCCGCGTGTGGGGCGGCGGAATCTACGAGAACGAAGAATTTTATCGCCAGGCCGATAAAAGAGGCATCCTGGTTTGGCAGGATTTCATTTTCGGCTGTGTGCCCTACCCGTCTGACGATCGTTTTCTGGCCAACGTGAAAGATGAAGTTATATACAACCTCAAACGTCTGCGCAATCATGCTTCCCTCGCGTTCTGGTGCGGGAACAATGAGGTGGAAGAAGGGCTTCAACACTGGGGTTGGGACAAACAATACCCGGCGGATATTTACAACGTCTGGCTCGAAGGTTACGACAAGACGTTCCGTGAACTCATTCCTGGCCTGGTAAATGAGTTCGACGGAACACGCAGCTATATCCACGGTTCGCCATACGATTCCAACTGGGGAAATCCCGAAACATTCGCATCGAGCGATGTGCACGACTGGGGGCTCTGGTACGGACACCTGCCGTTCGAAGGAATGGCCGGCCGACTTCCGCGCTTTGCCAGTGAATTCGGCTTCCAGTCGTTCCCCGAGATGAAAACCATCCGCTCTTTCTCACCTGAAAATGAATGGAACCTGGAAAGTGAAGTAATGAAAGTTCATCAAAAAGCATCCACCGGAAACTCACTCATCAAAAAATACATGGACATGTATTACCACGAACCCCGAAATTTCGAAGATTTCGTTTATATCGGACTGATAATGCAGGGCAACGGCATGGAAGAATCCGTTGAAGCGATGCGTCGTGGCCGCCCCTATTGCATGGGTGCACTCTATTGGCAGATAAACGATGACTGGCCGGTGGTTTCCTGGTCGAGCATCGATTATTACGGCAACTGGAAAGCACAACACTACCGCATGCGAGACGTGCTGGCTCCGTTGGCATTGGGTGTAGAATTCAAGGATAATCAACTGAATTATTACACCCTGTCGGACTTCCTCACCGATAGGAATGACCTACAGTTAACCGTGCAGGTAGTGGATTTCAACAAAGGCGTAGTGAAACAGTTCAAGGAAAAAGTGAACGCAAAAGCCAACTCCAGCAACGTGGTAAGAACTTTCAACGTAGAAGAATTACTATCTGAAGCCGATAAGTCAAACAGGATGATCCGAGCGTGGTTAACCGACAGCAAGGGGAAAAAACTTTCCGTCAAAGATCATTTCTTCTACTGGCCCAACAAACTAAACCTGCCGCAAACCACCGTACAAACTTCGGTAAAATATGCCGACGGCAAATATACCGTTACGCTCATAAGCAAAAAGTTGGCGAAGGACGTTTTCATCGAGATTCCTGTAATGGGCGCGAAGTTTACCGATAACTTCATTGATCTGCTTCCGGGAGAAAAAAAGGTAATAGAAATAACCTCTCCCGAACTGAAAGCATCAGCAAAAACACCGGTTACCGTAAGGCATATTAGGGAGACGTACTGA
- a CDS encoding L-serine ammonia-lyase, translating into MKSLKELYRIGNGPSSSHTMGPKKAAELFLERAPGAAKYVVTLYGSLAATGKGHLTDTAILNVLEPHAPTTIEWLPRTFLPFHPNAMRYDAFDATGNNFDSWTVYSVGGGALSDGTTIVGLSEAAQKDIYPMTTIADIQAWCEQNGRTYWEYVEIHEDNDLWEHLRDVWQVMKVAVKNGLDNEGVLPGPLNLQRKAASYFIKAKGYKASLQSRGLVFAYALAVSEENASGGKIVTAPTCGSCGVLPAILHYLEESRDFSETRILRALATAGLFGNVVKQNASISGAEVGCQGEVGVACSMAAAAASQLFGGSPAQIEYAAEMGLEHHLGMTCDPVCGLVQVPCIERNAYAAARALDANLYSSFTDGIHLVSFDRVVEVMKQTGHDLPSLYKETGEGGLARDYKRMKN; encoded by the coding sequence ATGAAATCATTAAAAGAACTGTATAGAATTGGGAACGGCCCGTCCAGCAGCCACACCATGGGACCTAAAAAGGCTGCAGAGCTATTCCTGGAAAGGGCTCCTGGAGCTGCGAAATACGTGGTAACGCTGTACGGAAGCCTGGCAGCTACCGGAAAAGGGCATTTAACCGACACTGCCATCCTGAACGTATTGGAACCGCATGCCCCAACCACCATCGAGTGGCTACCCAGGACATTCCTGCCGTTTCACCCCAATGCGATGAGGTACGATGCGTTCGACGCAACAGGCAATAATTTCGATTCGTGGACAGTCTACAGCGTAGGTGGTGGAGCATTAAGCGATGGCACCACTATTGTGGGGCTATCTGAAGCGGCACAAAAAGATATCTATCCGATGACAACCATTGCCGATATACAGGCATGGTGCGAACAAAACGGCAGAACTTACTGGGAATACGTTGAAATACATGAGGATAACGATCTTTGGGAGCATCTACGGGACGTGTGGCAGGTGATGAAAGTAGCCGTAAAAAATGGGTTGGATAACGAGGGGGTGTTGCCGGGTCCGTTAAACCTGCAACGCAAAGCCGCATCCTATTTCATCAAAGCCAAAGGCTATAAGGCATCGCTTCAGTCGCGCGGGTTGGTGTTTGCCTATGCGCTGGCGGTCTCGGAAGAAAACGCCTCCGGGGGAAAGATTGTCACTGCGCCTACGTGTGGTTCGTGCGGAGTACTTCCAGCTATCCTGCACTACCTGGAAGAAAGCCGCGATTTCAGCGAAACCCGCATCTTGCGTGCGTTGGCTACAGCCGGTTTGTTCGGCAACGTGGTCAAGCAAAACGCATCGATATCGGGGGCTGAAGTGGGTTGTCAGGGCGAAGTGGGTGTAGCCTGCTCCATGGCGGCAGCAGCAGCTAGCCAGTTGTTCGGGGGTAGTCCGGCTCAGATTGAATATGCGGCCGAAATGGGATTGGAGCATCACCTGGGAATGACATGTGATCCGGTTTGCGGCCTAGTACAAGTACCTTGCATCGAGCGAAATGCTTATGCCGCTGCGCGCGCATTGGATGCCAACCTCTACTCATCGTTTACCGACGGTATCCATCTGGTATCGTTCGACCGTGTGGTTGAAGTAATGAAACAAACCGGCCATGATTTACCCTCGCTCTACAAAGAAACCGGAGAGGGCGGGCTCGCAAGGGATTACAAAAGGATGAAAAACTAA